The sequence CTCATCCTGCGCGCCGTTGAAGTGCACGATGAACGTCTCGCCCTCGGGAATGAAGCGGTATTCATCGGGAACGGCCACGGGAGCCGGGCGTGATGGGGGCGGGGGCGACCGGGGCACCGAGACCGTGGCCGCCCCGCCTTCCCCGGCAAGCCAGCCGAGCACCCGCGAGCGGAGCGGAGATGCCGCGGCAGCACCTATCGCCGCCAGGGCCAGCACCGCCGCGGCTCGCGGCAGCATTCGGGGCGCGTGCGCGCGCGATCGGGCAGCACTCAGGCGCTGGACCGCCTGGAACGACGAGGGTAGGGATGCCGCTGCCGCCGCATCGTCCAGCTCGGCAAAGCGGAGTTCCAGCTCGCGCGTGGTGCCGCGGAGATCGCGCGTGAGCTGCAGGCAGGGCCGGCAGCGGCGCAGGTGTCGCCGAATACGGGTCCGTTCCTCGGGTAAACCCTCACCGTCCACGAATCGGATCAGCACTTCGGCACTCATGTGTGCCTCCTCTGGCGTTCGCGTCATGGCTCGGGGTGGCCCTTCACACCCAGGGCCGCTGCCAGCTTCTTCATGGCGCGGAGGGTGATGGAGCCCACCGACTGGGTGGAAACACCAATGGTGGCTGCGATCTCCCGGTGTGCGAATCCCTCGGCTCGCATCAGCAGCACGGTGCGGTCACGCGCGCTCAGCGCCGCCAGTGCCGCCTGCACCTCGCGCCGCCGCTCCTCGCGATCCAGAGCCGCTTCGGGGTCGAGGGGCGGGTCCGCCAGGGGCGCGCACTCTGGCGAGCCCGCCAGGATCCGCAGCCTCCGGCGATGTGTGCGGCTGGAGTCGATCACGACATTTGTCCCCACCCGGTACAGCCACGCCCGCACAGCCCCACCCTCGGGAGGACGATTGGCCAGGCGCATAAAGGTTTCCTGCACCGCGTCGGCCGCCAGTTCGGGGTCGCCGCTCAGGCGCTGCAGGTAGCGCAACAACTGCACGGAGTGCTCCCGGTAAAGGCGTTCCAGATCCACGCGTCAGAACACGACTCGCAGACCCACCGTCGGGACTCTCGGAAGCCCCGGCAGGTACAGGTTGTTCTCTGCGTCGAACGACTCGGGCAGGGGGTCCAGGATAGGATCGCCGCAGAGGGCGCCCGATGATGGCGTGCGGCACACCGTGCGGCTGGACTGGTACGCGGCGCGGTTGCGGGCACCGAGCACGTTGTGCAGCTGCGCGAAGGCGCCCACCTGCCACCCGCCCACTGTGCCGTTCCAGTCCAGCAGCAGGTCCGCGCTGCGGTACGCGGGCGCGCGCTCCGCCCCCGGCTCCCGCGCGTAGGTAAGGTAGCGGCAGCTCGCCTGGTCGTCCGGCCTGGCGCACTCCCGCAGGGCGGAGTCGTAGCGTGTGAATGCCGCGCCGCTGGCCATCTTGTACGCGCCGCCCACCCGCAGCGCTCGTGTAACGCGAACCGCGGATGTCAGGTCCAGCGCATGGCGCCGGCTGGTGGGTGCCGGGTACCGGTAGCCGAGTGATTCCATCTCCGCGTCGTTGTACGCGTACGACACTCCAC is a genomic window of Longimicrobium sp. containing:
- a CDS encoding zf-HC2 domain-containing protein, with amino-acid sequence MSAEVLIRFVDGEGLPEERTRIRRHLRRCRPCLQLTRDLRGTTRELELRFAELDDAAAAASLPSSFQAVQRLSAARSRAHAPRMLPRAAAVLALAAIGAAAASPLRSRVLGWLAGEGGAATVSVPRSPPPPSRPAPVAVPDEYRFIPEGETFIVHFNGAQDESSLTLRVAEGQEAVLQMAAAASAHPAVFVMPNGVRIGAAGAGGVRYGITVPPSVRTIVLRTGEGEPPTTLSARTVRERGEAWIRLGRKQ
- a CDS encoding sigma-70 family RNA polymerase sigma factor; this translates as MDLERLYREHSVQLLRYLQRLSGDPELAADAVQETFMRLANRPPEGGAVRAWLYRVGTNVVIDSSRTHRRRLRILAGSPECAPLADPPLDPEAALDREERRREVQAALAALSARDRTVLLMRAEGFAHREIAATIGVSTQSVGSITLRAMKKLAAALGVKGHPEP